In Syntrophomonas wolfei subsp. wolfei str. Goettingen G311, a single window of DNA contains:
- a CDS encoding sensor domain-containing diguanylate cyclase, giving the protein MHFPLDFYQAVLENLNHGLAFFRFIIDWDREDRAKNAELVMVNPAFTKLTGLDKEEIMDRMLPELFPGVFDSRFDGQGFLENILLESNKERLEYYAKESGKWLLLVFFSPLPGILGVALHDISELETTREEIGKSSKGIPFELEQQEEKKLFMGLSQAISRNLSQEIFSHAFCLNPTLMSITAFDESIYLDVNESFLNTLGFSRDEVIGHSCSELGILSISQKKEIQEMLLKKGKIRNWESKFIAKAGEEVPGLLSVDLIQLRDKKLLLMVFHDITERIRMKEELEEKNQQLRELNRILQVQAITDSLTGLYNHRQVLEKLQLEIARANRYQQELTIMMLDIDHFKSINDEFGHQVGDVVLVEVAQIIKRNLRNIDIAGRYGGEEFLIILPQTNLNNGRQVGERIRRQVEIEGFEDSKEGITVSIGISQHQGEEMVDYIERADQLLYRAKRKGRNRIEC; this is encoded by the coding sequence ATGCATTTTCCCCTGGACTTTTACCAGGCTGTTCTGGAAAATCTGAATCACGGCCTGGCTTTTTTCCGTTTTATTATAGACTGGGATCGGGAAGATAGAGCGAAAAACGCTGAGTTAGTAATGGTTAATCCTGCTTTTACCAAATTAACCGGGCTTGATAAAGAGGAAATAATGGACCGGATGCTCCCGGAATTGTTTCCGGGCGTATTCGATAGCAGGTTTGATGGGCAGGGTTTTTTGGAAAATATTTTGCTGGAGTCTAATAAGGAAAGGCTGGAGTATTATGCTAAAGAGTCAGGAAAATGGCTTTTGCTGGTATTCTTCAGTCCCCTGCCCGGTATACTAGGGGTAGCTTTGCATGACATTAGTGAGTTAGAAACAACTCGGGAAGAGATTGGAAAGTCCAGCAAAGGAATTCCCTTTGAGTTAGAGCAACAAGAAGAAAAAAAGCTGTTTATGGGCTTATCCCAGGCCATATCACGGAATCTATCCCAAGAGATATTTTCCCACGCATTTTGTCTAAATCCCACCTTGATGAGTATTACTGCTTTTGATGAATCGATTTACCTGGATGTTAACGAGAGTTTTTTGAATACGCTGGGATTCAGCCGGGATGAAGTTATAGGGCATAGCTGCTCTGAACTGGGCATACTGAGCATTTCTCAGAAAAAAGAGATTCAGGAAATGCTATTGAAAAAGGGGAAGATTAGGAATTGGGAAAGTAAGTTCATAGCAAAAGCGGGTGAGGAAGTGCCCGGTCTTCTCTCCGTTGATTTGATTCAGCTCAGGGATAAAAAACTGCTGCTAATGGTCTTTCATGATATTACGGAGAGAATAAGGATGAAAGAAGAACTGGAAGAGAAAAACCAGCAACTGCGGGAGTTGAATAGAATTCTGCAAGTTCAGGCGATTACCGATAGCCTTACCGGGCTCTATAATCATCGGCAGGTATTGGAAAAGCTGCAATTGGAAATAGCCCGGGCTAATCGCTACCAGCAAGAGTTGACCATAATGATGCTGGATATCGATCATTTCAAGAGCATTAATGATGAATTCGGTCATCAGGTAGGGGATGTGGTGCTGGTGGAGGTGGCCCAAATAATAAAGAGAAACCTGCGCAATATTGATATAGCCGGGCGCTATGGAGGAGAAGAATTCCTCATTATCCTACCGCAGACCAATCTTAATAACGGCCGGCAGGTGGGGGAAAGAATCCGCCGGCAGGTTGAAATAGAGGGCTTCGAGGATAGTAAGGAAGGAATCACCGTAAGTATTGGAATAAGCCAGCATCAGGGAGAAGAGATGGTCGATTACATAGAAAGGGCCGACCAGTTGCTGTACCGGGCCAAGAGGAAAGGCCGCAACCGGATTGAATGCTAA
- a CDS encoding pyridoxal phosphate-dependent aminotransferase, producing the protein MISEKIRHDIKNASWIRAMFEEGNRLRQIHGEDKVFDFSLGNPDYEPPLAVQENLRKLIMEESQGLHRYTANAGYPEVREKIAAKLQGETGKALTLNHIVMSCGAAGGLNVVLKTILDPGEEVIVFSPYFVEYGFYVDNHGGKSVVVPSDPNFLPDLEALEKSLSPRCKAIILNSPNNPSGVVYGESTLKAIAAILEQKEKEYGRSIMVISDEPYTKLVYDNTVVPPLMKFFPHCILVNSFSKSLALPGERIGYIAASPEIEDIETLMAGLSFANRTLGFVNAPSLFQKLVALSLDELPDTSEYQRRRDFFYEQLTALGFSCVKPQGAFYLFPQSPLPNDIEFVQKALKYNLLLVPGTGFACPGYFRIAYCVDFKTIENSIPAFAALAEELKI; encoded by the coding sequence ATGATATCGGAAAAAATTCGCCATGATATTAAAAACGCTTCCTGGATAAGGGCTATGTTCGAAGAAGGAAACAGGTTGCGCCAGATACACGGGGAAGACAAGGTCTTCGACTTCAGCCTGGGCAACCCGGATTACGAACCCCCGCTAGCGGTACAGGAAAACCTGCGCAAACTAATAATGGAAGAATCCCAGGGCTTGCACCGCTATACGGCCAATGCCGGTTATCCGGAGGTTAGAGAAAAGATTGCTGCCAAACTGCAGGGAGAAACGGGTAAAGCTCTGACCCTCAATCATATCGTAATGAGCTGCGGAGCCGCCGGGGGCCTTAATGTAGTTCTGAAAACCATCCTTGATCCCGGTGAAGAAGTTATAGTCTTTTCTCCCTATTTTGTGGAATACGGTTTTTATGTGGACAACCATGGGGGCAAAAGCGTGGTTGTGCCTTCCGACCCTAATTTCCTACCGGACCTGGAGGCCCTGGAAAAAAGCCTGAGCCCGCGCTGCAAGGCTATCATACTTAATTCCCCCAACAACCCCAGCGGGGTGGTCTACGGCGAAAGCACCCTTAAAGCCATCGCCGCTATCCTGGAGCAAAAGGAAAAGGAATATGGCCGCAGTATCATGGTTATTTCCGATGAACCCTATACCAAACTGGTCTATGATAATACCGTGGTACCACCGCTGATGAAGTTTTTCCCCCATTGCATTCTGGTCAATTCCTTCAGCAAATCCCTGGCCCTGCCCGGTGAACGCATCGGCTACATCGCCGCCAGCCCGGAAATCGAGGATATAGAAACCCTGATGGCCGGCCTCAGCTTTGCCAACCGCACCCTGGGCTTTGTCAATGCCCCTTCCCTTTTTCAGAAGCTGGTGGCCCTGTCCCTGGATGAGCTTCCCGATACCAGTGAATACCAGCGGCGCCGCGACTTTTTTTACGAGCAACTGACAGCGTTGGGCTTCTCCTGTGTCAAACCGCAGGGGGCTTTTTACCTCTTCCCCCAGTCCCCCCTGCCCAATGATATTGAATTTGTCCAAAAGGCTCTAAAATACAATCTTTTGCTCGTTCCCGGAACTGGTTTTGCCTGCCCGGGCTATTTCCGTATAGCCTATTGTGTAGATTTTAAAACCATCGAGAACTCCATACCCGCTTTTGCCGCCCTGGCAGAAGAGTTAAAAATATAA